Part of the Musa acuminata AAA Group cultivar baxijiao chromosome BXJ3-10, Cavendish_Baxijiao_AAA, whole genome shotgun sequence genome, AGCGCCTTCACGATGACCTTCTCCTTGATGACGACGACGCAGGCGCCCGGGAGCAGGACCTCGCCTCCGTTATGAAGAGCCTGGAGGAGGAGATTTCTCTCCCGTCGCCTATGCCGCCTCAGTCGCAGGCTGCTGTGTGGACAGACCAGCCGGATTTGGGGTACCTCTGCGAGGCCTCCGATGACGAGCTTGGCCTACCGCCGCCGCCTTCGGTTCCGTCATCGTCCGTCGAGGGCGGCGAGGCCCCAGAGTTGGAAGCCTCCACTGTCGCCACCGAAGGAGGTGCGACGGAGGCTGTGGAGATCGGTCAGATGTGGGGATTCGACGACGAGTTCAGCGGCTACGGGTGGCCAGATGAAGTGTTCGGGATCGGGTCGGAGTGTAGGGTGGTGGCGGAGTCGGAGAACGGGATGCTGTTCGACTGCGGGCTGTTCGAAGTCGCTGACGCCGCTGACTGTTCGCCGGCCGACTTCGCGGATATCCCCTGGCGGTCGGAGACGCTTCCCGCCGTCTGATCGATGTCGGACGCATCCAGCTTTTCTCCATTaaagtttttaaaattattttttagtttgTAAACTTTCGAAAaaatagaattatatatatatatatatatatatatatatatatatatatatatatatatatatatattaaaaggacCCAAAACTTGCAGCAGATCCTAATCGCTTCATCAATTGATGTCATCTGATACGAGAAAAGGTAGGGAATTATATGTACTATGAATCTGTGGTTTCCCTTCTCAATGGAACTCTCGTGAacctaataaccatgatatagtgATAACAACTCAATTATATATCATATTAAATGACGTAAGAGATCCAAACATATTGAATGATGCTCCGGCACCATGTCAAGTGTCTTATTGTGACGATGAAatgagatttatatatttgatTTCTTGGGGAAGGATTTGGTGCCCATCAGAACCTATGGCTTCTGATTTGGACCGGGTTTGATTTTGGGTCGGGCAAATTAACCCAAATTCAGATTGATTTGGGCTCCTCTAACCTTATCATAATTTACATTATATCCATTTGGACCCGGTCCGTTTTATTTAAACTTTAAACCCACCTCTCATCGAGGTGTCGGCGGTTGGCCCTGCGGATCGTGCGTGGTCCTTCCGTCTCCTTTCGGCTAGGCATCCAGTGATTAGGGGGTCTAGTAGCGCCTATAAGACTCTGCCCTAAGCTTCGTGTTCCgtgctctcctctctctctcgctctctgatTCTCCACTCCGATTGCTTGTTCGTCTCTTCTTGTGACCGGGGACATTGACTTGATCCCACCGCTGCTTGGGGATGATCGAAGACGGGCCACCATCATCGCTTTTCGTTCTGATGGCACCAAGTCTCGAGTTCGAAGAGGATGAGCCGATGGGGCCACAGCCTCCCTGTTTCTCTTCGTTGTTCCTTGCGTGCTGCTGGAGGGATCTCCTTCCTCAGGTGTGTCTTCCCCAATTCTTGTTGCAATGTTGATCACTGCGTTCTGAAATGGACCGTCTGAAACGGGCTAGTTTACACTACATGGGCCGGTCCACTGAGTTTACATGTTCTTTTACTGGAGAGAAGGCATGCCGACTGCGTGTTTTCACGTGCTCCGCACATGGGAACTCGGATTGGGAAGTGCGCCCACGTGTTTCCCAGGAAGAGGTCTTTTCCCGTAAACACACACCATCTGACTCACTTACACTAATAATGAAGTCGACGGCATCATCGTGCACGGCCTCCGCTCCGAGCGTGCGAGGTGTTGATCCGCACGTGCCGTGCCTTTTTATAGTGGCTTCATCTCTACAAACGggtatttaatttatgttttattgTTTATCGTTGTGGTATCGTCTATTGAGCCTCACGTGAGGGCCGTCTGGTTGTGTGTTCTTATGAAAATTTGGGGTAGCTTCGTGAAAGGGAATTTATCGATAGTTAATATGCAGTTGTTATGTGTTATCAAAATCTTCCATCTACGTTTATAAAGATTTAAAGTAGATaagtatatattttctttttttttatgataagaaagataataataaattttttatgataaaggacattgtaaatattttttcttgcatTTATTTCTTTTGAACTAATCGAACCTGGGATCTCGTATTACTAACTTAGGTTTCGAAgggatttaaaaaattattttcgatctTGATCTCAGTGTAGGTAGTACCTTGAGAGTTTGACATTTCGAATTCACACCCATTTCATATTCACTTCAGAGCTCTCTCGGATTCACCTTGGAGTCATCTCGAAGCTACCACGGATCCTCCTCGTAAGCATGCTATTTTCATCTCGAAAACACCTTAAATATTCATATACATACGAATCTAGGTCACATCATGCTAACCAATatgttaatgattttttttttcctaatgtcATGAAATTCAACATGCAAGTCAAGGATCGGAACCATCGGAAACTTCTCAAATGCCACTTTTTATTGCCTTACAGCCTTACAACCCACGCATTGCCATGGATGAAAACTACATAAATGATTGGAAGATATGGCAAGAGAAAGTCCTCTGATTGTTAGAGAAAAAGAACGTTACGAACAAAAGGATGAAGACAAAAACATCAACTTTTTTGACTGTTTGGTATTGTGCTTGACAAAATGCCACAGCCAGGATACCTTTTGACGGGAAACTAATActgattgagaatttagatggtgGATCGGGAATTACATTCAATGTCCATGGCTTACGTAATCGAGGATAAATTGGACTTTATCGTCATTCGAAGTTTGAGAGTAATGGTTGATTAGAGATTGAATTATCGCTATAGAATTTTGTTTGGTGCTAACAGTCATATCAAAATTACATTAATTCAATTTCTATAGATTACTTGCATCCATCACGTTATAGGAATTTATGTGTTTGATGAGATTGAAATTACATTCAAAGCAAAAGAGCCACTGCCGATGTCACTGTTTGACATTTGTTTTGGGAATTATAGATTGAAATTTTATTTGTCCAgtgtcaatgattcaatcatgtaTACATTTCTAGTAGGAAGACTTTGGTAAGTGATGCCAACCGCGTGTCCCGACtgctgcagagagagagagagagagagagagagggggggtaaTGCTCGAGTCGTGGGACTACATCTCTTTCTCTCCTGCTTGAGATGTGGGCTCTGCCAATAGAATATGGACATTCTTTGTGTTGGAAGAGTCTACGCATGCGGCCTCATCACACCCACCCCCGTCACAAGGCGAACATGTCATCGAACAGTAAACTGACGTCCTTTCCATGAGTCCACCAACCTTCACGATCGAAAGATAAAGAGTAGCAAATTCCCACTTTCGATATTGGTAATATTAACTTATTTGTGGGGTAATAAGGAGAAGGTAACATCAAATTAATCACCGTAATAATATAAATTACTCAGGTAATCTATGCGCTGGAAACGTTTTGGTTTCCTTGTTGGTATTTATTCCAACTGTTACCGTTTCCGAATTAATCACCCCATCAATTGCGTATTTATTCTCCCAGTTTGTCTCCGAGATGTTTTCATGGACCCACATCTCCACCCGGAGGGTTCCATGCGTGGCCCACTTTGTCTTCGAGCATCAGTGGGACACGAGACCGGGTCGGCGTCGCGTTCCATTATCTCTACGAATCCCATCGTAGCCGTTAACTCAATGGATTCCTACTCGAGATTCGTGACGTAACGAGAAAGGGCCCTCGGCAACAAATCTGAGCCGTACGCGCCTCTGCTGGCTTATGTTTTCGTCACCTGCTTCGGTTTCTCTCATTATTAATGCGAACAACCCCGTCGGTCTTCTTCCGTTCTCCTCCTCCCTGTTGGCTGTGGGGTTTTAGCGGTGAAGCGATCGAGTCAGCGGAGAGGGGACGAGGAGAGGTCGAACGCGAGCTACGTTGAAGGGGCGGTTTGGATTTATGTCGTCTGGTCCCTTCGATCTATTGTTTCTCGGTGCTGGAAACTTGGGAGCTTCGGATCGGCTACTGTGTGCTTCTGGTGTCCTCGCTGGTCTCTCCCTCTTTCTCATCCTCTCCTCCACCCTCTCCTTCGTCTCCTATTCTTCACAGTGGCCGAAGAGGAGGGATTCGATGCAATATGCAAGGTATGGATGTATCGCACCCGTGATCTTTGATTGGAAAC contains:
- the LOC135651454 gene encoding uncharacterized protein LOC135651454, translating into MEESVEHKRRRGEEESFPESSSPAAKRLHDDLLLDDDDAGAREQDLASVMKSLEEEISLPSPMPPQSQAAVWTDQPDLGYLCEASDDELGLPPPPSVPSSSVEGGEAPELEASTVATEGGATEAVEIGQMWGFDDEFSGYGWPDEVFGIGSECRVVAESENGMLFDCGLFEVADAADCSPADFADIPWRSETLPAV